TGGGCGGGGCGGGATTGAACGGGCGGAAGCTGCGGGAGACGATCACGCTCCTGCTGTCGCTCGCCGCGCATGCCGACGCCGCCGCCGGCCGTTGCTTTGCCGTGCGCTGGCTGGTGCTGTTTTTCCTGCGCCGCGGCGAGCGGGCCGCGCGGGTCAGCGTCGCCGACGCGCTGCAGATCGACGTCGCCGTGATCGAGGACGAACTGGCGGCCGCCGCCGGGCCGGATGACGACAGCCCCTTCGATGCCGCGCTGGTCGCCTGGCGCTACCGCTGGTGCGCGGCGATGCTCTCCGCGGTGCTGGCCAGCATGGGCGGCACCGCCTGGGCGCCCGGCCGCGACGCGATCCCCGGATGCCGCGCGTGCCGGGCCGGTTCTTGCCCCGTCCTGCCCGGCCTGCCGCTGCCGCAGGTCCACGACACGTCCTGACGCCGACGCCGCGCCGATCCCATCCCGATGTCCAGCAGGCCGGGCGGCACAACCGCTTCGGATTGACATCCGACCGCTCATGCGATTTGGTCGTACGACCAAGCAATCCGTATTCGCCGGCGGCATGAGCGCCGGTCGGCGGATGGGCACCGGGAGGTCATCATTCTCGATCGACACAATCCCCTCGCCGGCTGGCAGGTCGACCGCCGCGGGATCCGCTTCGTCGGACGCGATCTCGAGCGCCCCGAATGCATCGTCGCCGAGCGCGACGGCACCTTGTGGAGCGCCGACGGGCGCGGCGGGGTGGTGCGCATCGACCCCGACGGGAGCCAGACGCTGATCCTCCAGTCGACCCGCACGGTCAACGAGGCGCGGTCCTTCGAAGACCGCTACGTCAACACCGCCGGCAGCCTGCCCAACGGTCTCGCCATCGACGCGGACGGCACCTTCCTGATCGCCAATTTCGGCACCGACGCGCTCGAGCGCATGACCCGCGACGGAACGACGACGACCCTGCTCGACCGTATCGACGGGCGGCCGGTCGGCAAGGCGAACTTCGTCACGCGCGACCGCAGGGGCCGGCTCTACCTGACCGTCACCACGCGCATGGTTCCCTGGACACGCCACGTCGAGACCATGAGCCGCGACGGTTACATCGCCCTCATCGACCAGCGCGGCGCGCGCATCGTCGCCGACGGACTGTGCGGGACGAACGAACTGCGCTTCGACCCCGACGAGCGCTTCCTCTACGTCGCCGAGACGACCGCCCGGCGCATCTCCCGCTTCGAGGTGCGCGCGGACGGAACGCTGTCGGATCGCGAGACGTACGGGCCGGAGAACGTCGGCGGATTCTGCGACGGCATCGCCTTCGATGCCGTCGGCAATCTGTGGAGCACGCTGATCATGGCCGACCGCCTGATCGCCCTCACGCCGCAGGGCGAGGTGCTGGTGCTGCTCGACGACGGCGACCCCGCCGGCACGGCGGCCCTCGATGCGGCCTGGGCCGCCGGGACGGTGACGCCGGCCGTCATGGCAGGTGCCACGGGCACGCTCTGCCCCTGGATGGCCAGCGTCACCTTCGGCGGACCGGACCTCAGGACGGTCTATCTCGGCAGCCTGCGCGGCAGCCGCATCCCGGCGTTCCGGTCGCCGGTCCCGGGCCTCCCGCTGATCCACTGGTAGCCTCGGCACGCCGTGACGCTTCTGCGCCGCAGTCTCCACCAGCCTGGATCGGCGACGCGCGCGGACGGACGCCGTGCGCGGGCCATCGCCGGCGCATCCAGGCCGTGCACGAGGACGGGTTCAGGCATTGCCGACGGGATGGTCGGCGGTGGATAGTCCTCGGGTCGCGCGGTGATTCAGGCTTCGCTGGCCGCTCCGGCGTCGCCACACCGCCGGCGAGGCTGACGACGGCGAGGCCGGGCCCCCTCCGCGTCGGCCGAGGGATGGTACCGGGAAGCGGCCGCATTCGAGAGAGGATTGGCCATGACCGGAAAATGGGGTGCTGCAGCCGGGCCGGCCACGAAGCGGCAGCAGAAGCCGTCGATGGACAGCACCCGCGACAGGATTCTCGACGCGGCCGAGACGCTGTTCGGCGAGGGCACGTTCGACACCGTCTCCCTGCGCGACATCACCCAGCGGGCCGACGTGACCCTGGCGCTCGCCAGCTACCATTTCGGAACCAAGGAACGGCTCTTCGCCGAGGTGGTGGGGCGACGTGCCCACATCCTCGACCAGATGCGGCGCGAGCGCCTCGCCGCGACCGAGGCCGAGGGCCGGCTCGACACCCGCAGCATCGTCGACGCCTTCATGCGCCCGCTGTTCGAACAGATGGCGAGCGGCCTGCCCGGATGGCCGTCCTATCTCCTCATCCTCGCCCAGCTGGGTCAGACGAACCGCTGGCTCCATCTGCTGCGCGAGAACTTCGACGCCACGGCGGAGCTTTTCCTGTCCGGGCTCGAAGCCGCCCTTCCCTCCGTCCCCCGGCCCCTGCTCCTGCGCGGCTTCTCGATGGTGCTTGTCGCCATGCTCCAGACGCTGTCGCGCAATCGGCGCCTGGACGCGCTGTCGGCGGGCACGGTGACGGCGGACGATCTGGACGCCGCCTACGACGCGCTGCTGCAGTTCGCCGTCAGGGGGCTGGAGGGTCTCGGTGAAGCCTGAGCCCGCCTCGGCAACTCACCTGCGGCCGCGCATGGCCCGGTCCGGCCGACCGCGCCCTTGCTCGTGCGTCTTGCTCTCCCCCTGGCGGCGGCAGTCGTCCGACGTCGCGGCCGGTCATCCTCACGTGCAGGCCGAGAGGACACGGGACGGTCAGAAGTCGGCGCGCGGAACGGCGACCGTATAGTGACGAACGGCCGGCGGTTCGGCGAAGAACGGCCCGACCAGCGCCCGCCACTCCTGGAACAGGTCGGAGCCCCGGAAGTCGACCGTGTGGTTCTCCAGCGTCTGCCAGCGGATGACCGCCTCGTAGAGCGACGGTTCCTCGATGCAGCGCTGGAGGTGCAGGCCAAGGCAACCCCTGGCGCGGCGGAACACCTCGACCGCCTTGCCGACCGCTGCCTCGAACTCCGTCTCGGAACCATCCTTCACACGGATGGAGGCCACTTCGATGATCATGCTTCGGTCGTCCTTCTGCAGATTGGCAATGCGGGCGAACGGGCGTCGTCGCGGACGCTCGCGCCGGCGAGACCGGTCGATTCGCCGCTGGCAGGATAGACGCGCCTGGCGTCGATGTCTCGCCGAGGCCAGGGCGATGATGGCGTCGTGGTCCGGCCGGTCGATCCGGCAGGCAGCCCCCCTGTACGGGCTGGCGCAGCCGGGTCGAGTCTCGTCCGACGTCCGGCAGCCCTTCCCCGGACTGCGGCTTGAAACGGGACGCGATCGAGCGGCTGTCGTGCCGTCCCCTGCCGCGCGCTTCCAAGCGACGCCGTCTCGTGCGGTGCATTGCGGCCACCCTCAGGCGGCGTTCCTGCCGTCGCAGAGGCGCATGCGGATGTCGCCCCGCCCGTCGTGGCCGGCGAACCGTCGTCTCCCGCCGCGGAGGCGGCTCGTCCTCGTCATTCCGCGGTCCAGCCGCCGTCCACGACGATGGCGCTCCCCGTGACCAGGGACGCGGCATCGGATGCCAGATAGACCACCGCGCCCATGACGTCCTCGACGGAGCCGATACGGCCGAGCTTGATCTTGGAAAGCGTGGCGTAGCGGAACGCGGCGTTCTCGAAGAACGGCTTCGTCATCGGCGTCTCGATGAAGGTGGGACAGATCGAGTTGACGCGGATGCCGGTCGGCGCGAGTTCCACCGCCATAGCCTTGGTGAGCCCTTCGACGGCGTGCTTCGAGGCGCAGTAGATCGTGCGGTTGGCGGCCCCGACGAGCCCCATCTGGGACGACATGTTGATGACGGATCCGGGCCGCTTCCCGGCCAGAAGCCGCCTGACGAAGGCCTGCGAGAGGAAATAGGCGGCCCGCAGGTTCAACCCCATCACCAGGTCGAAATCGGCGACCGTCGCCTCCGCCATGGGTCCGGGCCTGTTGGTGCCGGCATTGTTGACGAGGATGTCGTGCGCCTCGCCCGCCTGCAGCAAGGCCGCCACCGCGTCGAGATCCGTCACGTCGAGCGCGACTGCGGTCGCCTGATCGCCGCGCGCGCGGATCGCGGCGGCAGCCTCCTCGACCTCGGCGCCCGTTCGTGCCACGAGCGTGACATGCGCGCCGGCCTCCGCGAGCGCGGACGCGCAGGCGAGGCCGAGGCCGCGTCCTGCGCCGGTGACCAGCGCGCGGCGCCCGTCCAGGCGCATGCTCGGCATTTTCGGCAGTTCCATTCTCGTGCTCCGGTTCTCGCGTTCCATCGATCTACCGCGCGCGAGGTCGGATGCAAACCGCCCGTCTGCGAGAACGGTGGCCGTACGGCGGATCGTGCGGGTCCGGACAGGGACGGCGTCGCGGGGGACAGCCACGAGCCCGCCGGCAAGGCAGGACGGCGATCCCGTTCGAGCCTCATTGCGGGGTCGCCGACCGCGCCCCGTCCGGCGGACCGATCGCGCGGGGACCGGCGGGGGCTCGTCCCGGCGCGGTCCCGCGCGGGGGGTCCGCGCCGGTCGCGGCCGGTCAGCCGTTGGCCAGCACGTGGTTGATCATGTCGCCGGCATGGGACACGATCAGGTCCTTGTCGTTGTCGAGCGTGGCGACGTGGTAGGACTCGTTCAGCCAGACCAGCCTCACATGGTCCGACGAGGTCAGGCCGGTGACGATGTCGAGCGCGTTGCGCGCCGGCACGACATGGTCCTCGCGCGACTGGATGACCGTGACGGGGCACTTGATCCGCGACAAGAGGTTGGTCGTGACGCCGAACAGGAGATGGCCATGCGCGAGCCGGCTTGCCGGGAACTCCGAATAGGCGACCTCGATCACGCCCGGCGCCTTGATGTCCGAACCGACCCCCGGCACCCGCATCGACGAATCCTGATTGCAGAGGAGTGAGGCCATGTCCGGGCCGAGCGAGATGGCGGGCGCGTTGACCGGAATGGCCGCCCTGACGATCTCGGGAAAGCGCGCCGCGAGGTTCAGCGTCAGCGACCCGCCCATGGAAAGGCCGATCACGAAGACCGGCAGGCCGTCGGCCGCGAGAGCCTTGAGCGCAGTCTCGGCGGAGTTCAGCCAGTCCAGATAGCCCGTCTTCTCCATCTCGTCGGGCGTGGTGCCGTGTCCGGCGAGCAGCGGGCATGCGACGGTGAAGCCGAAGCGCTCGTGAATGGCCTCGCCGACGTAGCGCATGCTCTGGGGCGTGCCGGTGAAGCCGTGCAGCGCGAGCACGGATGCGGTCTTGCCTTCGAAACGGAACGGTTCGGCACCCTGCATGATGGTGGTCATGGTCTCTCCCTCAGGTCTTGGTTCGTGCGGAATAGGCGATCGCCGCCACGGCGATGATGGCGCCCTGCAGCATCAGCTTGCTCGGTTCTCCGAGGCCGAAGCTGGTGAGCAGGTTGAACAGGAAGGTCAGCATGAAGGCCGCCACCGCCGGACCGAGCACGCCGCCGCGTCCGGAACCGAAGGTGACGCCGCCCAGGATGACGGCGGCCAGCGAATTGAGCGCGAGGTCCCGGCCGATGTCCAGGCTTCCCATGCCGACGAACCCGACCAGCAGGAAGGCGCTGAAGACGGCAAAGAGGCTCGACGCGACGTGGACGATCACCACGATCGCGCCATAGGGTATCCCCGTGGCATGAGCGGCACGCGGATTGGCGCCGATCGCGTCGATGTAGTGGCCGAGCACGGAGCGCCTCAGGAACCAGGCGACCGGTATGAGCAGCGCCAGCCAGAGGAGCGGTGCCAGCGGCACGCCCGAGACGCGAGACTGGCCGATGTACTTCAGCAGGGCGGGCGCGTCGCCCGGCGCGCGGAACTGGCTGAAGGCGATCACGACCCCCGTGAGCAGCAGCCCCATGGCGAGCGTCACGATCACCGACGACGCACGCAGCCGCACGATGAAGAACGCATTGGCCAGACCGACGGCCGCCCCGAAGAGCAGGGCACAACCGATCAGCACCGCCTCGCTGCCGGGAACGTAGCCGCTGGTGAGGATGTAGCTCACGCCGATGGCCACCCCGCCGAAGGAGAGATCGATCGACAGGATGCGCATGCAAAGCGACTGGCCGATCACGGCCAGACCGAGCGGCGCCGCCTGGCGGATGATCAGGAGCAGGAGCAGCGGCGAAAGCAGCGCGGGCCGGAAGACATAGGCGCAGACGAGCAGGATCAGCGTCCCGGCATAGGCGATCGGCAAGGCCGTCGCCATGTTCAGCAGGCGCAGGCCGCGGGTGCGAACGGCGGTGTCGGACAGGGTCATCGTCTCACACCCCGATCGTCTTGCGGCGCTGCAGGCTGACGGCGCCGAGCAGCAGGAGCCCGGTGGCGGCCATGCGCAGGAACGGCGACACGCCGAGCAGGTTCATGCCGTTGGTGGCCAGCCCGAGCGTCACGACGCCCAGGATCACGCCGGGCACGCTGCCGACGCCGCCGGACAGCTGCACGCCCCCGAGCGCGATCGCGGTGATGGAGTCCAGTCCGAAGGCCGCACCGATGGTCGGGTCGCCCGTCGAGACGCGCGCCGTGAGGAAGATGCCGGCGGCGACCGCCGCAAGCGAGCACATGACGTAGCAGGCGATGATGGGGCCAACCACCGTGACGCCGTTGAGCGATGCGTTGCGCGCGTTGGCGCCGAGCGCGTAGAGGCGCAGGCCGAAGGCGGAACGGGCGAGGAGAAGCCAGCACAGAAGGATGGCCACCGCGCACCACAGCAGCGAGGGCTGGATGCCGAACGGCCGTCCATGGGCCAGAGCTTCGATGGCAGGAGCCACGACACCTCCGGGGACGGGGCTGACGAGAAGCGTCAGTCCCTGGACGAAGGTGCCCGTCGCCAGAGTCATCACGAGCGGGTGGACGCCGAACACGGCGACGCCCGTCCCGTTGACGACCCCGAGCACGCATCCCGCCAGGATGGCGAGCGGGATCACGATCGCCGGGTCGTATGTCACGATGATGGCGCTGGTCAGGCTGAGCATCGACCCCACGGACAGATCGACGCCGCCGCCGATCGCCACGATCAGCTGGCCGAGCGAGACGATGAGCAGCGCCGTGACCTGGTTGCCGACATTGGCGAGATTCTGCGCGGTGAAGAAGCTCGACGCGGTGAAGGAGAGGATCACGAACATCGCTACCGGCAATGCGATCGTGATGAAGCGGATACCGCTGCGCGAGGTCTTCGAGCGAACACGGCCGGTCACGACGCGCCCCCGGCATGGGCCTGGAAGGGTAGTCCGGTGAGAGCGGATGACATGATCGTCTCCTCGGTGGCGGCTGCGCCCGGCATGTCCGCCACGAGCCGGCCTTCACGCACCACCAGGATGCGGTCGCACAGCCCGATGTGTTCGGACAGTTCGCTCGACGTCATCAGCACCGCCCCGCCGTCGTCGGCGAACGCCCGCAGCAGCGTGTAGATTTCCGACTTGGCGCCGACGTCGACGCCCCGGGTGGGCTCTTCGACCAGGAGGATGTCGACTCCGGCCGCCAGCCAGCGGCCGATCAGCACCTTCTGCTGGTTGCCGCCCGACAGCGCCTGGACCTCCTGCTGCGGCCCGGTCGCACGAACCTTCATGCTCTCGAGCAGTCCGGCGAGCCGCTCCCGGTCGATCCGCGCCCGGCTCCAGACGGAGGAAAGACGCAGCATGCCGACGCCGACGTTCCTGTCGATCCCCAGCGGCAGGAAGAGGCCCTCGGACTTGCGATCCTCGGGCACGAAGCCGACGC
The nucleotide sequence above comes from Aquibium microcysteis. Encoded proteins:
- a CDS encoding SMP-30/gluconolactonase/LRE family protein; protein product: MWSADGRGGVVRIDPDGSQTLILQSTRTVNEARSFEDRYVNTAGSLPNGLAIDADGTFLIANFGTDALERMTRDGTTTTLLDRIDGRPVGKANFVTRDRRGRLYLTVTTRMVPWTRHVETMSRDGYIALIDQRGARIVADGLCGTNELRFDPDERFLYVAETTARRISRFEVRADGTLSDRETYGPENVGGFCDGIAFDAVGNLWSTLIMADRLIALTPQGEVLVLLDDGDPAGTAALDAAWAAGTVTPAVMAGATGTLCPWMASVTFGGPDLRTVYLGSLRGSRIPAFRSPVPGLPLIHW
- a CDS encoding TetR/AcrR family transcriptional regulator, giving the protein MTGKWGAAAGPATKRQQKPSMDSTRDRILDAAETLFGEGTFDTVSLRDITQRADVTLALASYHFGTKERLFAEVVGRRAHILDQMRRERLAATEAEGRLDTRSIVDAFMRPLFEQMASGLPGWPSYLLILAQLGQTNRWLHLLRENFDATAELFLSGLEAALPSVPRPLLLRGFSMVLVAMLQTLSRNRRLDALSAGTVTADDLDAAYDALLQFAVRGLEGLGEA
- a CDS encoding antibiotic biosynthesis monooxygenase family protein, encoding MIIEVASIRVKDGSETEFEAAVGKAVEVFRRARGCLGLHLQRCIEEPSLYEAVIRWQTLENHTVDFRGSDLFQEWRALVGPFFAEPPAVRHYTVAVPRADF
- a CDS encoding SDR family NAD(P)-dependent oxidoreductase; translation: MELPKMPSMRLDGRRALVTGAGRGLGLACASALAEAGAHVTLVARTGAEVEEAAAAIRARGDQATAVALDVTDLDAVAALLQAGEAHDILVNNAGTNRPGPMAEATVADFDLVMGLNLRAAYFLSQAFVRRLLAGKRPGSVINMSSQMGLVGAANRTIYCASKHAVEGLTKAMAVELAPTGIRVNSICPTFIETPMTKPFFENAAFRYATLSKIKLGRIGSVEDVMGAVVYLASDAASLVTGSAIVVDGGWTAE
- a CDS encoding alpha/beta hydrolase, which codes for MTTIMQGAEPFRFEGKTASVLALHGFTGTPQSMRYVGEAIHERFGFTVACPLLAGHGTTPDEMEKTGYLDWLNSAETALKALAADGLPVFVIGLSMGGSLTLNLAARFPEIVRAAIPVNAPAISLGPDMASLLCNQDSSMRVPGVGSDIKAPGVIEVAYSEFPASRLAHGHLLFGVTTNLLSRIKCPVTVIQSREDHVVPARNALDIVTGLTSSDHVRLVWLNESYHVATLDNDKDLIVSHAGDMINHVLANG
- a CDS encoding ABC transporter permease, with translation MTLSDTAVRTRGLRLLNMATALPIAYAGTLILLVCAYVFRPALLSPLLLLLIIRQAAPLGLAVIGQSLCMRILSIDLSFGGVAIGVSYILTSGYVPGSEAVLIGCALLFGAAVGLANAFFIVRLRASSVIVTLAMGLLLTGVVIAFSQFRAPGDAPALLKYIGQSRVSGVPLAPLLWLALLIPVAWFLRRSVLGHYIDAIGANPRAAHATGIPYGAIVVIVHVASSLFAVFSAFLLVGFVGMGSLDIGRDLALNSLAAVILGGVTFGSGRGGVLGPAVAAFMLTFLFNLLTSFGLGEPSKLMLQGAIIAVAAIAYSARTKT
- a CDS encoding ABC transporter permease; amino-acid sequence: MTGRVRSKTSRSGIRFITIALPVAMFVILSFTASSFFTAQNLANVGNQVTALLIVSLGQLIVAIGGGVDLSVGSMLSLTSAIIVTYDPAIVIPLAILAGCVLGVVNGTGVAVFGVHPLVMTLATGTFVQGLTLLVSPVPGGVVAPAIEALAHGRPFGIQPSLLWCAVAILLCWLLLARSAFGLRLYALGANARNASLNGVTVVGPIIACYVMCSLAAVAAGIFLTARVSTGDPTIGAAFGLDSITAIALGGVQLSGGVGSVPGVILGVVTLGLATNGMNLLGVSPFLRMAATGLLLLGAVSLQRRKTIGV